Proteins co-encoded in one Burkholderia ambifaria AMMD genomic window:
- a CDS encoding serine/threonine protein kinase — translation MTDATSAPAAPAGPPFAGLTPECVLDALDSVLMPAGLRTDGRMLALNSYENRVYQVGIEDGPPVVAKFYRPERWSDDAILEEHAFVAELAVREIPVVPATAFDGRTLHAFDGFRFSIFERRGGRAPDLDRSDTLEWLGRFIGRIHAVGATQPYVARPVLDIRTFGYEPRDYLLAHDFIPDDVRPAYETAVTLALEGVEAAFERAGEIRLLRTHGDCHPSNVLWTDAGPHFVDFDDSRMAPAVQDLWLLLPGDREGASRALADLLAGYEDFCEFEPRELHLVEALRTLRLIHYAAWLARRWDDPAFPAAFPWFNTHRYWEARVLELREQIGAMQEGPLWPV, via the coding sequence ATGACAGACGCCACTTCCGCCCCCGCTGCTCCCGCCGGCCCGCCGTTCGCCGGCCTCACGCCCGAATGCGTGCTCGACGCGCTCGACAGCGTGCTGATGCCGGCCGGGCTGCGCACCGACGGGCGCATGCTCGCCCTCAACAGCTACGAGAACCGCGTCTATCAGGTCGGCATCGAAGACGGCCCGCCCGTCGTCGCGAAGTTCTACCGGCCCGAGCGATGGTCGGACGACGCGATCCTCGAAGAACACGCATTCGTCGCCGAACTTGCCGTGCGCGAGATTCCGGTGGTGCCCGCGACCGCCTTCGACGGCCGCACGCTGCACGCGTTCGACGGCTTCCGCTTCTCGATCTTCGAGCGGCGCGGCGGCCGCGCACCCGATCTCGACCGCAGCGACACGCTCGAATGGCTCGGCCGCTTCATCGGCCGCATTCACGCGGTGGGCGCGACGCAGCCTTACGTCGCGCGTCCGGTGCTCGACATCCGCACGTTCGGCTACGAGCCGCGCGACTACCTGCTCGCGCACGATTTCATTCCCGACGATGTACGCCCTGCCTACGAGACGGCGGTCACGCTCGCGCTGGAAGGCGTCGAGGCCGCGTTCGAGCGTGCGGGCGAGATTCGCCTGCTGCGCACGCACGGCGATTGCCATCCGAGCAACGTGCTGTGGACCGACGCGGGGCCGCATTTCGTCGACTTCGACGACAGCCGGATGGCACCGGCGGTCCAGGACCTGTGGCTGCTGCTGCCGGGCGATCGCGAAGGCGCGTCGCGCGCGCTCGCGGACCTGCTCGCCGGTTATGAGGACTTCTGCGAATTCGAGCCGCGCGAGCTGCATCTGGTCGAAGCGCTGCGCACGCTGCGGTTGATCCACTACGCGGCGTGGCTTGCGCGCCGCTGGGACGATCCGGCGTTTCCGGCCGCGTTCCCGTGGTTCAACACGCATCGCTACTGGGAAGCACGCGTACTCGAGTTGCGCGAGCAGATCGGCGCGATGCAGGAAGGGCCGCTCTGGCCCGTGTGA
- a CDS encoding DMT family transporter, producing the protein MVSFKRALAAHGVTSLFVLLWSSGAIFAELGLRHASAFVFLTARFALASLVLLVLAVMRGRWLPPRGERRMAALTGLMMMGGYSIFYLLALDQGIAPGVLATILGVQPIVTLAMVERRWQPMRVAGLALSLAGLALVVGRGVGGAGLPIIGIACALTALAALTVGSLLQKRVRAAPGDVLPLQNAIGLALCVAILPFRPIALDASWAFVVPLLWLGIVISVIAQLLFYRLMQRGDLVNVTSLFYLVPVVTTLMDAVWLGNRPAPLALAGMAAIVAGLVLVFRTPAARAQPERA; encoded by the coding sequence ATGGTTTCGTTCAAACGCGCGCTCGCCGCGCATGGCGTGACGTCGCTCTTCGTGCTGCTGTGGAGCAGCGGCGCGATCTTCGCTGAACTCGGTCTGCGTCATGCATCCGCGTTCGTCTTTCTCACCGCACGTTTCGCGCTCGCGTCACTCGTGCTGCTCGTCCTGGCCGTCATGCGCGGCCGCTGGCTGCCGCCGCGCGGCGAGCGGCGCATGGCCGCGCTGACCGGCCTGATGATGATGGGCGGCTATTCGATCTTCTACCTGCTCGCGCTCGATCAGGGGATCGCACCGGGCGTGCTCGCGACGATCCTCGGCGTGCAGCCGATCGTCACGCTCGCGATGGTCGAGCGGCGCTGGCAACCGATGCGCGTCGCGGGGCTCGCGCTGTCGCTGGCCGGCCTCGCGCTCGTCGTGGGCCGCGGCGTGGGCGGCGCCGGGCTGCCGATCATCGGCATCGCCTGCGCGCTCACGGCACTCGCCGCGCTGACCGTCGGCTCGCTGCTGCAAAAGCGCGTGCGTGCGGCGCCCGGCGACGTGCTGCCGCTGCAGAACGCGATCGGCCTCGCGCTGTGCGTGGCGATCCTGCCGTTCCGGCCCATCGCGCTCGATGCGAGCTGGGCGTTCGTCGTGCCGCTGCTGTGGCTCGGCATCGTGATCTCGGTGATCGCGCAGTTGCTGTTCTACCGGTTGATGCAGCGCGGCGATCTCGTCAACGTGACGAGCCTGTTCTATCTCGTGCCCGTCGTCACCACGCTGATGGACGCGGTCTGGCTCGGCAACCGGCCGGCGCCGCTCGCGCTCGCCGGCATGGCGGCGATCGTCGCGGGGCTCGTGCTCGTGTTCCGCACACCGGCCGCTCGCGCGCAACCCGAGCGCGCGTAA
- the mgrA gene encoding L-glyceraldehyde 3-phosphate reductase, whose amino-acid sequence MAYEAASERYADMQYRTCGKSGLKLPALSLGLWHNFGDSTPIDTQRDILRTAFDLGINHFDLANNYGPPYGSAETNFGRLLKEDFRPYRDELLISTKAGWDMWPGPYGSGGGSRKYVLASLDQSLQRMGLDYVDIFYSHRFDAHTPLEETAGALASAVRQGKALYIGISSYSAAKTREMAELLAQYQVPLLIHQPSYNMLNRWIEQDLLGTLDEIGTGSIAFTPLAQGLLTSKYLNGVPADARVNKPGGGSLKQDHLSADNLEHVRKLNGIAQRRGQSLAQMALAWVLRNGRVTSALIGASRAEQVRENVGALKNLEFSADELAEIDRHATEGGINLWEKPSTDQAI is encoded by the coding sequence ATGGCCTATGAAGCAGCTTCCGAACGTTATGCCGACATGCAATACCGCACCTGCGGCAAATCCGGGCTCAAACTGCCCGCGCTGTCGCTCGGTCTGTGGCACAACTTCGGCGACTCGACGCCGATCGACACGCAGCGCGACATCCTGCGCACCGCGTTCGATCTCGGCATCAATCACTTCGACCTGGCGAACAACTACGGGCCGCCGTACGGCAGCGCCGAAACCAATTTCGGCCGGCTGCTGAAGGAAGATTTCCGGCCGTACCGCGACGAGCTGCTGATCTCGACGAAGGCCGGCTGGGACATGTGGCCGGGGCCGTACGGCAGCGGCGGCGGGTCGCGCAAGTACGTGCTCGCGAGCCTCGACCAGAGCCTGCAGCGGATGGGCCTCGACTACGTCGACATCTTCTATTCGCATCGCTTCGACGCGCACACGCCGCTCGAGGAAACGGCCGGCGCGCTCGCGTCGGCCGTGCGGCAGGGCAAGGCGCTGTACATCGGCATCTCGTCGTACTCGGCCGCGAAGACGCGCGAGATGGCCGAACTGCTCGCGCAATACCAGGTGCCGCTGCTGATCCACCAGCCTTCGTACAACATGCTGAACCGCTGGATCGAGCAAGATCTGCTCGGGACGCTCGACGAGATCGGCACGGGCAGCATCGCGTTCACGCCGCTCGCGCAGGGGTTGCTGACGTCGAAATACCTGAACGGCGTGCCGGCCGATGCGCGGGTGAACAAGCCGGGCGGCGGTTCGCTGAAACAGGATCACCTGAGCGCGGACAACCTCGAGCACGTGCGCAAGCTCAACGGCATCGCGCAGCGGCGCGGGCAAAGCCTCGCGCAGATGGCGCTCGCGTGGGTGCTGCGCAATGGCCGCGTGACGTCGGCGCTGATCGGCGCGAGCCGCGCGGAGCAGGTGCGTGAAAACGTCGGCGCGCTGAAGAACCTCGAGTTCTCGGCCGACGAACTCGCGGAGATCGATCGTCATGCGACCGAAGGCGGCATCAATCTGTGGGAAAAGCCGTCCACCGATCAGGCGATCTGA
- a CDS encoding DUF3185 family protein produces MSRVISVALLVGGVVLLYFGGQSFHSINDNMSRVFTGSPATKTILLIAGGAVASLIGLIGLAMPGNKR; encoded by the coding sequence ATGTCCCGGGTCATCTCGGTTGCACTGCTCGTCGGCGGCGTCGTGCTGCTGTATTTCGGCGGCCAGTCGTTCCATTCGATCAACGACAACATGTCGCGCGTCTTCACCGGCTCGCCCGCCACGAAGACGATCCTGCTGATCGCCGGTGGCGCCGTCGCGTCGCTGATCGGCCTGATCGGCCTCGCGATGCCGGGCAACAAGCGCTGA
- a CDS encoding phytanoyl-CoA dioxygenase family protein, translating to MSSSLQSESIRAQVAELRERGFVVARGLVSEAQCAALKRIAERQLQEAAEPIEFEADLRYPGAPESKHAPGGHTVRRLLDAYGRDLAFAERAIAPEIGAWMREYFGEQPVLSRTHHNCMMTKHPAYGSLTGWHRDFRYWSFERADMVSVWLALGPETNENGALWLVPGSHTAEFGSEAFDDAKFFRSDLPENRKVIDAATCPPLQTGDVVFFHCNTLHSAGQNRSDQVKFSLVYTYHGVSNRPVPGTRSATKPEVQF from the coding sequence ATGTCGTCTTCATTGCAGTCGGAATCGATCCGCGCGCAAGTCGCGGAATTGCGCGAACGCGGTTTCGTCGTCGCGCGCGGCCTCGTCAGCGAAGCGCAGTGCGCGGCGCTCAAGCGCATCGCGGAGCGCCAGTTGCAGGAAGCGGCGGAGCCGATCGAGTTCGAGGCGGATTTGCGCTACCCGGGCGCGCCCGAGTCCAAGCATGCGCCGGGCGGCCATACGGTGCGGCGGCTGCTGGACGCCTATGGGCGCGATCTGGCGTTCGCCGAGCGCGCGATCGCGCCCGAAATCGGCGCGTGGATGCGCGAGTACTTCGGCGAGCAGCCGGTGCTGTCGCGCACGCATCACAACTGCATGATGACGAAGCACCCCGCGTACGGCAGCCTGACGGGCTGGCATCGCGACTTCCGCTACTGGTCGTTCGAACGCGCGGACATGGTGTCGGTGTGGCTCGCGCTCGGGCCGGAAACGAATGAAAACGGCGCGCTCTGGCTGGTGCCCGGGTCGCACACGGCCGAATTCGGGTCGGAAGCGTTCGACGACGCGAAGTTCTTCCGCAGCGACCTGCCGGAAAACCGCAAGGTGATCGATGCGGCAACCTGCCCGCCGCTCCAGACGGGCGACGTCGTGTTCTTCCACTGCAACACGCTGCATTCGGCGGGGCAGAACCGCTCCGACCAGGTGAAGTTCTCGCTCGTCTACACGTATCACGGGGTGAGCAACCGGCCGGTGCCGGGCACGCGTTCGGCGACGAAGCCGGAAGTGCAGTTCTAG
- the metK gene encoding methionine adenosyltransferase, protein MANDYLFTSESVSEGHPDKVADQISDAILDAILEQDKYSRVAAETLCNTGLVVLAGEITTTANIDYIQIARDTIKRIGYDNTDYGIDYKGCAVLVAYDKQSPDIAQGVDRAHDDNLDQGAGDQGLMFGYACDETPELMPLPIYLSHRLVERQASLRRDGRLPWLRPDAKSQVTVRYVDGRPDSIDTVVLSTQHAPDIELPALREAVIEEIIKPTLPADLIKGDIKFLVNPTGRFVIGGPQGDCGLTGRKIIVDTYGGAAPHGGGAFSGKDPSKVDRSAAYAGRYVAKNIVAAGLASRALIQVSYAIGVAEPTSVMVNTFGTGRVSDAVITKLVREHFDLRPKGIIKMLDLLRPIYEKTAAYGHFGREEPEFSWEATDKALVLAEAAGVEPTARVA, encoded by the coding sequence GTGGCAAACGATTATCTCTTCACGTCCGAATCCGTCTCCGAAGGCCATCCGGACAAAGTTGCGGACCAGATCTCGGACGCGATTCTCGACGCCATCCTCGAGCAGGACAAATATTCCCGCGTTGCGGCCGAAACGCTGTGCAACACGGGTCTCGTCGTCCTGGCCGGTGAAATCACCACGACGGCCAACATCGATTACATCCAGATCGCGCGCGACACGATCAAGCGCATCGGCTACGACAACACCGACTACGGCATCGACTACAAGGGTTGCGCGGTGCTCGTCGCGTACGACAAGCAGTCGCCCGACATCGCGCAAGGCGTCGATCGCGCCCATGACGACAACCTCGATCAAGGCGCGGGCGACCAGGGCCTGATGTTCGGTTACGCATGCGACGAAACGCCGGAACTGATGCCGCTGCCGATCTACCTGTCGCACCGCCTCGTCGAGCGCCAGGCCAGCCTGCGCCGCGACGGCCGCCTGCCGTGGCTGCGTCCGGACGCGAAGTCGCAGGTGACGGTTCGCTACGTCGACGGCCGCCCGGATTCGATCGACACCGTCGTGCTGTCGACGCAGCACGCACCGGACATCGAACTGCCGGCGCTGCGCGAAGCCGTGATCGAGGAAATCATCAAGCCGACGCTGCCGGCCGACCTGATCAAGGGCGACATCAAGTTCCTGGTGAACCCGACCGGCCGGTTCGTGATCGGCGGCCCGCAGGGCGACTGCGGCCTGACGGGCCGCAAGATCATCGTCGACACGTACGGCGGTGCCGCACCGCACGGCGGCGGCGCGTTCTCGGGCAAGGATCCGTCGAAGGTCGACCGTTCGGCAGCGTATGCCGGCCGCTACGTCGCGAAGAACATCGTCGCGGCAGGCCTCGCCTCGCGCGCGCTGATCCAGGTGTCGTACGCGATCGGCGTCGCCGAGCCGACCTCGGTGATGGTCAACACGTTCGGCACGGGCCGCGTGTCGGATGCCGTGATCACGAAGCTCGTGCGCGAGCATTTCGACCTGCGTCCGAAGGGCATCATCAAGATGCTCGACCTGCTGCGCCCGATCTACGAAAAGACGGCAGCTTACGGCCACTTCGGCCGCGAAGAGCCGGAATTCTCGTGGGAAGCAACCGACAAGGCACTCGTGCTGGCCGAAGCGGCCGGCGTGGAGCCGACGGCACGCGTCGCGTGA
- a CDS encoding lipid A biosynthesis lauroyl acyltransferase, with the protein MLGRLGTHLAIGFLKLLALLPYGLTARFGDGLGWLLYQIPSRRKRIVHTNLKLCFPEWSDERREEVAGQHFRHAIRSYVERSYQWFASEQAYRKLFTIDSEIDLSDPDMPPTLLLGLHFVGIEAGSMALNLALGRMCGSLYTPMKNPEIDAAAKAGRSRFGAELAGRADSARIVLRWLRDRKPVMLGADMDYGLRNSTFVPFFGVPACTLTAVGRLAKTGRAQVVPFIGEVLPNYKGYRLKVFKPWDHYPTGDDDLDARRMNEFLEEQIPLMPEQYYWVHKRFKTRPPGEPSLY; encoded by the coding sequence ATGCTAGGCCGCCTCGGCACGCATCTCGCCATCGGCTTTCTGAAGCTGCTCGCCCTGCTGCCGTACGGTTTGACCGCGCGGTTCGGCGATGGCCTCGGCTGGCTGCTGTACCAGATTCCCAGCCGGCGAAAGCGCATCGTACATACCAATCTGAAACTCTGCTTCCCCGAGTGGAGCGACGAACGGCGCGAGGAAGTGGCCGGCCAGCATTTCCGCCATGCGATCCGCAGCTACGTCGAGCGCAGCTATCAGTGGTTCGCGTCGGAACAGGCCTACCGCAAGCTGTTCACGATCGACAGCGAGATCGACCTGAGCGATCCGGACATGCCGCCCACGCTCCTGCTCGGTCTCCATTTCGTCGGCATCGAGGCCGGCTCGATGGCGCTCAATCTCGCACTCGGCCGTATGTGCGGCTCGCTCTATACGCCGATGAAGAACCCGGAAATCGACGCCGCGGCCAAAGCGGGCCGCAGCCGCTTCGGCGCGGAACTGGCGGGCCGCGCGGACAGCGCGCGCATCGTGCTGCGCTGGCTGCGCGACCGCAAGCCCGTGATGCTCGGCGCGGACATGGACTACGGGCTGCGCAACTCCACGTTCGTGCCCTTCTTCGGCGTACCGGCCTGCACGCTGACGGCCGTCGGCCGCCTCGCCAAGACCGGCCGCGCGCAGGTCGTGCCGTTCATCGGCGAGGTGCTGCCGAACTACAAGGGCTACCGGCTGAAGGTATTCAAGCCGTGGGATCACTACCCGACCGGCGACGACGATCTCGACGCGCGGCGGATGAACGAATTCCTCGAGGAACAGATCCCGCTGATGCCCGAGCAGTACTACTGGGTTCACAAGCGCTTCAAGACGCGCCCGCCCGGCGAGCCGAGCCTGTACTGA
- the dapF gene encoding diaminopimelate epimerase, protein MKLSFTKMHGAGNDFVVLDGYSRALPPLTEAQVRALANRHFGIGADQLLLVEKPTVDGADFKYRIFNCDGGEVEHCGNGARCFVKFVSDRGLTDKRSVRVQVMKGLITLTLQDNGEVVVDMGAPVFAPAQVPFDVSGLDGRAEGRDTLWPLDVGGATRWISAVSMGNPHAVQVVDDVEAYPVLEEGPLIERHARFPQRVNAGFMQIVSRHEVKLRVYERGAGETLACGTGACAAVAAGIRRGLLDSPVTVHTHGGTLTIGWDGARDEAAALMMAGPAATVFEGEIDLTA, encoded by the coding sequence GTGAAACTCTCGTTCACCAAGATGCACGGCGCGGGCAACGACTTCGTCGTGCTCGACGGCTATTCGCGTGCGTTGCCGCCGCTCACCGAAGCGCAGGTGCGCGCGCTCGCCAACCGGCACTTCGGCATCGGCGCCGACCAGTTGCTGCTCGTCGAAAAGCCGACCGTCGACGGCGCGGATTTCAAGTACCGGATCTTCAATTGCGACGGCGGCGAGGTCGAACACTGCGGCAACGGCGCACGCTGCTTCGTGAAGTTCGTCAGCGACCGCGGCCTGACCGACAAGCGCAGCGTGCGCGTGCAGGTCATGAAGGGCCTGATCACGCTGACGCTGCAGGACAACGGCGAAGTCGTCGTCGACATGGGCGCGCCCGTATTCGCGCCGGCGCAGGTGCCGTTCGATGTATCGGGCCTCGACGGCCGCGCCGAAGGCCGCGACACGCTGTGGCCGCTGGACGTCGGCGGCGCGACGCGCTGGATTTCGGCGGTGTCGATGGGCAATCCGCATGCGGTGCAGGTCGTCGACGACGTCGAGGCGTATCCGGTGCTGGAAGAAGGCCCGCTGATCGAGCGCCATGCGCGCTTCCCGCAGCGCGTGAACGCCGGCTTCATGCAGATCGTGTCGCGCCACGAAGTGAAGCTGCGCGTGTACGAACGCGGCGCGGGCGAGACGCTCGCGTGCGGCACGGGCGCGTGCGCGGCGGTCGCGGCCGGCATCCGGCGCGGCCTGCTCGATTCGCCGGTGACCGTCCATACGCACGGCGGCACGCTGACGATCGGCTGGGACGGCGCGCGCGACGAAGCTGCCGCACTGATGATGGCCGGGCCCGCCGCGACCGTGTTCGAAGGCGAGATCGACCTCACCGCCTGA
- a CDS encoding DUF484 family protein, with protein sequence MNDREVADYLLANPEFFAQHAELLATIRLANPHGKAAISLQERQMEMLRDKNKHLERRLAELVRYGHENDSLSAKFSRWTARVIAERDPYALPRTIAEGIADVFDVPQTALRVWDVADTYAQADFARQVGEEVRLFTNGLSTPYCGANTGFEAAQWLAPALAAPAANAAEGAEAAAAGDGAATSVALLALRAPLAGTDAPAFGLLVLGSPDPRRFHDGMATDFLAQIATLASAALTRLLPH encoded by the coding sequence ATGAACGATCGCGAAGTCGCCGACTACCTGCTCGCCAATCCCGAATTCTTCGCGCAGCACGCCGAGCTGCTCGCGACGATCCGCCTCGCGAACCCGCACGGCAAGGCCGCGATCTCGCTGCAGGAGCGGCAGATGGAGATGTTGCGCGACAAGAACAAGCATCTCGAGCGCCGGCTCGCCGAGCTCGTGCGCTACGGCCACGAGAACGACAGCCTGTCCGCGAAGTTCAGCCGCTGGACCGCGCGCGTGATCGCGGAACGCGACCCGTACGCGCTGCCGCGCACGATCGCCGAAGGCATCGCCGACGTGTTCGACGTGCCGCAAACCGCGCTGCGCGTGTGGGACGTCGCCGACACCTACGCGCAGGCCGATTTCGCGCGCCAGGTCGGCGAGGAAGTGCGGCTGTTCACGAACGGGCTGTCGACGCCGTACTGCGGCGCGAACACCGGTTTCGAAGCCGCTCAGTGGCTCGCGCCCGCGCTCGCGGCACCGGCCGCGAATGCGGCGGAAGGCGCCGAAGCCGCGGCGGCCGGCGACGGCGCGGCCACGTCGGTCGCGCTGCTCGCGCTGCGCGCGCCGCTCGCCGGCACCGATGCGCCCGCGTTCGGCCTGCTCGTGCTCGGCTCGCCCGATCCGCGCCGCTTCCACGACGGGATGGCGACCGACTTCCTCGCGCAGATCGCGACGCTTGCGAGCGCCGCGCTCACGCGCCTGCTGCCGCACTGA
- the xerC gene encoding tyrosine recombinase XerC — translation MTDDPIAAYLSNLKHVRQLSEHTLRAYSHELDELKKLAAGRPLDTLTAVDMRGAVARAHAGGLSARSISHRLSAWRAFYRWLAQHIEMPANPVAAVRAPKRPKTLPKALSVDDASALMDAPLAGTTEGIRDHAILELFYSSGLRLAELVGLDVRYTQADGYRSAGWLDLAEAEVTVRGKGNKERKVPVGRKAIDALNAWLAVRGEFVKHDPHPLFVSVRGNRMAPGVVRERVKRAALAAGIPANVHPHVLRHSFATHVLQSSGDLRAVQELLGHASISATQVYTSLDFQHLAKIYDSAHPRAKKRD, via the coding sequence ATGACCGACGATCCGATCGCCGCCTACCTGTCGAACCTGAAGCACGTCAGGCAGCTGTCGGAACACACGCTGCGTGCGTACTCGCACGAACTCGACGAACTGAAGAAACTCGCCGCCGGTCGCCCGCTCGACACGCTGACGGCCGTCGACATGCGCGGCGCGGTCGCGCGCGCGCATGCGGGCGGATTGTCGGCGCGCTCGATCTCGCACCGGCTGTCCGCCTGGCGCGCGTTCTACCGCTGGCTCGCGCAGCACATCGAGATGCCCGCGAACCCGGTCGCCGCGGTGCGTGCGCCGAAGCGCCCGAAAACCCTGCCGAAAGCACTGTCGGTCGACGACGCCTCGGCGCTGATGGACGCGCCGCTCGCCGGCACGACCGAAGGCATCCGCGATCACGCGATCCTCGAGCTGTTCTATTCATCGGGGCTGCGCCTCGCCGAACTGGTCGGGCTCGACGTCAGGTACACGCAGGCCGACGGCTACCGCTCGGCCGGCTGGCTCGATCTCGCCGAAGCCGAAGTCACCGTGCGCGGCAAGGGCAACAAGGAACGCAAGGTGCCGGTCGGCCGCAAGGCGATCGATGCGCTGAACGCGTGGCTCGCGGTGCGCGGCGAATTCGTGAAGCACGACCCGCATCCGCTGTTCGTGTCCGTGCGCGGCAACCGGATGGCGCCGGGCGTCGTGCGCGAGCGCGTGAAGCGCGCGGCGCTCGCCGCGGGCATCCCCGCCAACGTCCACCCGCACGTGCTGCGTCATTCGTTCGCGACGCACGTGCTGCAGTCGAGCGGCGACCTGCGCGCGGTGCAGGAACTGCTGGGCCACGCGAGCATCTCCGCGACGCAGGTCTACACGTCGCTCGACTTCCAGCACCTCGCGAAGATTTACGACAGCGCGCATCCGCGCGCGAAGAAGCGCGACTGA
- a CDS encoding class I SAM-dependent rRNA methyltransferase, protein MQTVTLKPSKEKSLLRRHPWIYANAIDRVDGKPAPGATVIVRAHDGRFLARGAYSPQSQIRVRVWSFDENEPIDHAFFKRRVQRAVAHRTTMVSGTGAVRLVFGEADGLPGLIVDYYVADTAEAGATPRGQLVCQFMAAGVEAWKEAIVAALTSATGCPNVYERSDVSIRDKEGLEQTTGVLAGDAPPATLIANENGVRYHVDVPNGHKTGFYVDQRDNRALVAQYAAERDVLNCFCYTGGFSLAALKGGAKRVVSIDSSGDALALAQQNVVANGFDAERATWLDADAFKTLRRLVDEGERFDLIVLDPPKFAPTRDSVDRAARAYKDINLSGFKLLRPGGLLFTYSCSGAIDMDLFQKIVAGAAADAKVDARILKRLGAGVDHPLLAAFPEGEYLKGLLLQIV, encoded by the coding sequence ATGCAAACCGTCACCCTCAAGCCGTCCAAGGAAAAATCGCTGCTGCGCCGCCATCCGTGGATCTACGCCAATGCGATCGACCGCGTCGACGGCAAGCCTGCGCCCGGCGCGACCGTCATCGTGCGTGCGCACGACGGCCGCTTCCTCGCGCGCGGCGCGTACAGCCCGCAGTCGCAGATCCGCGTGCGCGTGTGGAGCTTCGACGAGAACGAGCCGATCGATCACGCATTCTTCAAGCGCCGCGTGCAGCGCGCGGTCGCGCACCGTACGACGATGGTGTCGGGCACGGGCGCGGTGCGGCTCGTGTTCGGCGAGGCCGACGGGCTGCCGGGGCTGATCGTCGACTACTACGTCGCGGACACGGCCGAAGCCGGCGCCACGCCGCGCGGCCAGCTCGTCTGCCAGTTCATGGCCGCGGGCGTCGAAGCGTGGAAGGAGGCGATCGTCGCGGCGCTCACCAGCGCGACCGGCTGCCCGAACGTGTACGAGCGCTCGGACGTGTCGATCCGCGACAAGGAAGGGCTTGAACAAACGACCGGCGTGCTGGCCGGCGATGCGCCGCCCGCGACGCTGATCGCGAACGAAAACGGCGTGCGCTATCACGTCGACGTGCCGAACGGCCACAAGACGGGGTTCTACGTCGATCAGCGCGACAACCGCGCGCTGGTCGCGCAGTACGCGGCCGAGCGCGACGTGCTGAACTGCTTCTGCTACACGGGCGGCTTCTCGCTCGCGGCGCTCAAGGGCGGCGCGAAACGCGTCGTGTCGATCGATTCGTCGGGCGATGCGCTCGCGCTCGCGCAGCAGAACGTCGTGGCCAACGGCTTCGACGCCGAACGCGCGACCTGGCTCGACGCCGATGCATTCAAGACGCTGCGCCGCCTCGTCGACGAAGGCGAGCGTTTCGACCTGATCGTGCTCGATCCGCCGAAGTTCGCGCCGACCCGCGACAGCGTCGATCGCGCGGCGCGCGCCTACAAGGACATCAACCTGAGCGGCTTCAAGCTGCTGCGCCCGGGCGGCCTGCTGTTCACGTACTCGTGCTCGGGCGCGATCGACATGGACCTGTTCCAGAAGATCGTCGCGGGCGCGGCGGCCGACGCGAAAGTCGACGCGCGCATCCTGAAGCGGCTCGGCGCGGGCGTCGACCACCCGCTGCTCGCCGCGTTCCCGGAAGGCGAATATCTGAAGGGCCTGCTGTTGCAAATCGTCTGA